In Stutzerimonas stutzeri, a genomic segment contains:
- a CDS encoding SDR family NAD(P)-dependent oxidoreductase: MNNPLFDLTGKVALITGSTRGIGRSIAEEMARCGARVVISSRKADVCDTVAAELNAAGFEAIAVPCHVGRKEDLQRLVDTTLQTWGRIDVLVCNAATNPVYGPTSELTDDAWDKIMDTNVKGTFWLSNMVLPQMAERGEGAVIMLSSIAGLRGNTVIGTYGVSKAAEAALARNLAAEWGPKGIRVNAIAPGLVRTDFAKALLDDPERVRRAAEKTPLRRIGEPVDIAGLAVFLATPASAYITGQVIVADGGETAC, translated from the coding sequence ATGAACAATCCATTATTCGATCTGACCGGGAAGGTGGCACTGATCACCGGTTCCACTCGCGGGATTGGCCGTTCCATTGCCGAAGAGATGGCCCGCTGCGGCGCGCGTGTCGTGATTTCCAGCCGCAAGGCTGATGTCTGTGACACCGTCGCCGCCGAGCTGAACGCCGCTGGCTTCGAGGCCATCGCGGTCCCGTGCCATGTTGGCCGCAAGGAGGATCTGCAGCGCTTGGTCGACACGACCTTGCAGACCTGGGGGCGCATCGACGTGCTGGTCTGCAACGCGGCCACCAACCCTGTGTATGGGCCAACCAGCGAGCTGACCGACGACGCCTGGGACAAGATCATGGACACCAACGTCAAGGGCACCTTTTGGCTATCCAACATGGTCCTGCCGCAGATGGCCGAGCGCGGCGAGGGCGCGGTGATCATGCTATCGAGCATTGCCGGGCTGCGGGGCAACACCGTGATCGGTACTTACGGGGTGTCCAAGGCGGCCGAAGCGGCACTGGCACGCAATCTGGCCGCCGAGTGGGGGCCCAAGGGCATCCGCGTCAATGCGATCGCGCCGGGGCTGGTGCGTACCGATTTCGCCAAGGCGCTGCTCGATGATCCGGAACGGGTACGCCGCGCGGCCGAAAAGACGCCACTGCGCCGTATCGGCGAGCCGGTGGATATCGCTGGCCTGGCGGTATTCCTGGCGACACCGGCCAGTGCCTATATCACCGGCCAAGTGATCGTCGCCGACGGCGGCGAAACCGCGTGCTGA
- a CDS encoding acyl-CoA dehydrogenase family protein — protein MYELTGKALQLHEQLTAFMEEHVYPNEHLFHEQTASAENRWAPPPILEELKIKARAQGLWNLFLPESEFGAGLTNFEYAHLCEIMGRSHGAAEIFNCSAPDTGNMEVLTRYGTPEQQEQWLKPLLNGEIRSCFSMTEPDVASSDATNIACEIRREGDEYVINGHKWWSSGAMATTCKIAIVMGKTDPEAERHRQQSMILVPLDTPGVEITRALHVFGYDHAPHGHAEIHYNNVRVPASNILLGEGRGFEIAQGRLGPGRIHHCMRTIGVAERALQAMCERVHSREAFGKPLADFDSIRKDIARSRIEIEQTRLLTLKAARMMDTVGNKVARQEIAMIKAAAPSMALRVLDRAIQVHGAKGVCQDSFLAAAWAHQRTLRLADGPDEVHLDTIAKLELQNYSKKR, from the coding sequence ATGTATGAACTGACCGGCAAAGCACTACAGCTTCATGAACAGCTCACGGCATTCATGGAAGAGCATGTCTATCCCAACGAGCATCTTTTCCACGAGCAGACCGCCTCTGCCGAAAACCGCTGGGCACCGCCGCCGATCCTCGAAGAGCTAAAAATCAAGGCGAGGGCGCAGGGGTTGTGGAACCTGTTCCTTCCCGAGAGCGAGTTCGGCGCAGGGCTGACCAATTTCGAATACGCCCACCTGTGCGAAATCATGGGCCGCTCGCATGGCGCCGCTGAAATCTTCAACTGCTCGGCGCCTGACACCGGGAACATGGAAGTGCTGACGCGCTACGGCACGCCGGAACAGCAAGAGCAGTGGCTGAAGCCCTTGCTCAATGGTGAGATACGCTCCTGCTTTTCCATGACCGAGCCTGATGTGGCCTCTTCCGACGCCACCAATATCGCCTGCGAAATTCGCCGCGAAGGCGACGAATACGTGATCAACGGACACAAGTGGTGGTCGTCCGGCGCGATGGCAACCACCTGCAAGATTGCCATCGTCATGGGTAAGACCGATCCCGAGGCCGAGCGCCATCGGCAGCAGTCGATGATCCTCGTGCCGCTGGATACGCCCGGCGTGGAAATCACCCGCGCGCTGCACGTGTTCGGCTACGACCACGCGCCCCATGGCCATGCCGAGATCCATTACAACAACGTTCGCGTCCCGGCCAGCAATATCCTGCTTGGCGAGGGGCGTGGCTTCGAGATTGCTCAGGGTCGTCTCGGCCCAGGCCGGATCCACCACTGCATGCGCACCATCGGGGTGGCCGAACGTGCTTTGCAGGCCATGTGCGAGCGCGTTCATTCCCGGGAGGCGTTCGGCAAGCCCTTGGCGGACTTCGACTCGATCCGCAAGGACATCGCCCGCTCGCGCATCGAGATCGAACAGACCCGCCTGCTGACGCTCAAGGCAGCGCGCATGATGGACACGGTCGGCAATAAGGTGGCGCGGCAGGAGATCGCCATGATCAAGGCGGCTGCGCCGAGCATGGCGCTGCGGGTACTGGATCGTGCCATTCAGGTGCACGGCGCGAAGGGCGTCTGCCAGGACAGCTTTCTGGCAGCGGCCTGGGCTCATCAGCGGACCCTGCGGTTGGCGGACGGCCCGGACGAGGTGCATCTGGACACCATCGCCAAACTCGAACTGCAGAACTATTCCAAAAAGCGCTGA
- a CDS encoding PaaI family thioesterase: MKRPDIDRLTSDAPSDNLPISGGKDLPGFHQVLGYRQVSWTEDEAVIELDVQACHLNMAGVLHGGVLTSLLDVVLAEAGTYCPYPGRVRKAITLVLNTTFTGQCSGGVIRAIGKRRAGGTRIFNSSGEVRDRDDRLLAIGEATLRLRSGSEHPQGVPFTSLAQDNKKENGDV; this comes from the coding sequence ATGAAGCGGCCAGACATAGATCGGCTGACCAGCGATGCACCGTCAGACAACTTGCCGATCAGCGGAGGCAAGGATCTGCCGGGCTTTCATCAGGTGCTTGGCTATCGCCAGGTTTCCTGGACGGAAGATGAGGCGGTAATCGAACTGGATGTCCAGGCCTGCCACCTGAACATGGCTGGCGTGCTCCATGGTGGTGTGCTGACGTCGCTTCTCGATGTAGTGCTGGCCGAAGCCGGTACCTATTGCCCGTACCCGGGACGGGTGCGCAAGGCCATCACGCTGGTGCTCAACACTACCTTCACCGGGCAATGCTCAGGCGGCGTCATCCGCGCCATTGGCAAGCGGCGTGCCGGGGGTACCCGAATATTCAACAGCTCTGGCGAAGTGCGTGACCGGGACGATCGCCTGCTGGCGATCGGCGAAGCGACTCTTCGCCTGCGCTCTGGCAGCGAGCATCCGCAAGGGGTGCCATTCACGTCCCTAGCGCAGGACAACAAGAAGGAAAACGGCGATGTATGA
- the dctP gene encoding TRAP transporter substrate-binding protein DctP translates to MKSMFKKLLVPATLVALAVSAVVPQMAAAQEVTKWRVQSHWPSASSSYNDSLVRLKNQIEKRTEGRLQLQLFESGALFKPQETFNAVSRGIIQMGTISPGYAQDKITLAGIASGLPFAFQHVWEAAYFHKHMGFEDMLREEAAQYGVYWSTDKVYPTEMVVKNPINSWEDFTKLKIRSSGALQKFLNEAGASTTFLPGSELYPALDTGVVDGAHWGAVQGAASMSLYEVAKQHVRPALNIAGTDVIIISQKALDKLSEHDQEVVKQVLDEQFWYRTNEYLYQEQIALRKAMKEQGVQVNTLPDDVQKRLIEVAQKTWEEEGQRSDKAAEALQKLKSFLGELGYL, encoded by the coding sequence ATGAAATCCATGTTCAAGAAGCTGCTCGTTCCAGCCACCCTGGTTGCCCTGGCCGTCTCCGCGGTTGTACCGCAGATGGCCGCCGCGCAAGAGGTCACCAAGTGGCGTGTTCAGTCTCACTGGCCGAGCGCCAGTAGCTCCTACAACGACAGCCTTGTTCGTCTGAAGAATCAGATCGAAAAACGCACTGAGGGCCGCCTGCAGTTGCAGCTGTTCGAGTCCGGCGCCCTATTCAAGCCGCAAGAGACCTTCAACGCGGTCAGCCGCGGCATCATCCAGATGGGCACTATTTCTCCCGGCTATGCCCAGGACAAGATCACCCTCGCCGGCATCGCCTCGGGCTTGCCCTTTGCCTTCCAGCATGTGTGGGAAGCCGCCTATTTCCACAAGCACATGGGCTTCGAGGACATGCTTCGCGAAGAAGCTGCGCAATACGGTGTGTACTGGTCTACCGACAAGGTCTATCCGACCGAGATGGTGGTGAAGAACCCGATCAACAGCTGGGAAGACTTCACCAAACTGAAGATCCGCTCCTCCGGCGCCCTCCAGAAGTTTCTCAACGAGGCCGGTGCATCGACCACATTCCTGCCAGGCAGCGAGCTTTATCCCGCGCTCGATACTGGCGTGGTCGACGGCGCTCACTGGGGTGCGGTGCAAGGCGCGGCAAGCATGAGCCTCTACGAGGTGGCGAAGCAGCATGTCCGGCCCGCGCTGAACATCGCCGGTACCGACGTGATCATCATCAGCCAGAAGGCTCTGGACAAGCTGTCCGAGCACGATCAGGAAGTCGTCAAGCAGGTCCTCGACGAGCAGTTCTGGTATCGCACCAACGAGTACCTGTACCAGGAGCAGATCGCCCTGCGCAAAGCCATGAAAGAACAGGGCGTTCAGGTCAACACGCTGCCTGACGACGTACAGAAGCGCCTGATTGAAGTGGCGCAGAAGACTTGGGAGGAAGAAGGTCAGCGCAGCGATAAAGCCGCCGAAGCCCTGCAGAAGCTCAAATCCTTCCTCGGCGAACTCGGCTACCTCTAA
- a CDS encoding TRAP transporter small permease subunit has protein sequence MRLIHAYINGITRLNEFIGRWVAYLIFLIFGLLLFEVFLRYLFSSPTSWTNELGQMLFGAYVVLSGGYVMAHRDHVNVDLLYASFGPRTRAWIDIFTSSMFFLFMAALLYFGSSMGWESIQGLETSYSAWNPPIWPIKAMIPLGTLLLLLQGIAKLLQDILVALGRAPVSDSRHAEDAQ, from the coding sequence ATGCGCCTGATCCATGCCTACATCAATGGCATCACCCGGCTCAATGAATTCATCGGCCGCTGGGTGGCCTACCTGATTTTCCTTATCTTCGGGCTGCTGTTGTTCGAAGTATTCCTGCGCTATCTGTTCTCGAGCCCGACGTCCTGGACCAATGAACTCGGGCAGATGCTGTTTGGCGCCTACGTGGTGTTATCAGGCGGCTATGTAATGGCGCACCGCGACCACGTCAATGTTGATTTGCTCTATGCCTCATTCGGTCCGCGTACCCGCGCTTGGATCGACATTTTCACCTCGAGCATGTTTTTTCTGTTCATGGCCGCGCTGCTGTACTTCGGCAGCTCCATGGGCTGGGAATCGATCCAGGGCCTGGAAACTTCCTACTCGGCCTGGAACCCGCCGATCTGGCCGATCAAGGCGATGATTCCGCTCGGCACGCTGCTGCTACTGTTGCAGGGCATCGCGAAATTGCTGCAGGACATCCTCGTCGCACTGGGCCGCGCGCCGGTCAGCGACTCCAGGCACGCGGAGGATGCGCAATGA
- a CDS encoding TRAP transporter large permease produces MSIEVTTLLFFLTLVFFLVLGLPLAFVLGGVSVLFLYFTWGVDAFYMVASQMWGTMESFTLVAIPLFVFMAMLLERTGVARDLYRMMHLWCGGMRGGLAIGTLGICAVFGAMVGISGAAVVAMGTIALPAMLERGYDKRMVLGCINTGGGWGILIPPSIMMILYAMISGQSVGKMFAAGVLPGLLLVALTVTYVLVRSYLQPHLAPALPKEERGTWGDKLRAVRAVLLPIGIVVMVLGSIIGGLTTPTEAAAMGVFGALISAAVYRKLNWPILQEAAIRTFKLTGMIAWILFAAHAFSSAYQGMGAQSLIEGLMMDLPGGRWAIVIFMMAIVFVMGMLLDPVGIMLITLPVFLPIIASLGFDPIWFGVLFVINMEIGYMTPPFGFNLFYLKGIVPPGITMKDIYWSVIPFVIVNIIGMGIIMLFPAIATYLPRTLF; encoded by the coding sequence ATGAGTATCGAAGTCACCACGCTACTGTTCTTTTTGACCTTGGTGTTCTTTCTGGTACTCGGCCTGCCGCTGGCCTTCGTGCTGGGCGGCGTCTCGGTGCTGTTCCTGTATTTCACCTGGGGCGTCGATGCCTTCTACATGGTCGCTTCGCAGATGTGGGGCACCATGGAAAGCTTCACTCTGGTCGCCATTCCGCTGTTCGTGTTCATGGCCATGCTGCTCGAACGCACGGGCGTGGCCCGCGACCTCTACCGAATGATGCACCTGTGGTGCGGCGGCATGCGCGGCGGGCTGGCAATCGGCACGCTGGGCATCTGCGCCGTCTTCGGCGCGATGGTCGGCATCAGCGGCGCCGCGGTAGTCGCAATGGGCACCATCGCGTTGCCAGCGATGCTAGAACGCGGCTACGACAAGCGTATGGTGCTGGGCTGCATCAACACTGGCGGCGGCTGGGGGATTCTCATCCCGCCGAGCATCATGATGATTCTCTACGCGATGATCAGCGGACAGTCGGTCGGCAAGATGTTCGCGGCGGGCGTCCTACCGGGCCTGTTGCTGGTCGCGCTGACGGTTACCTACGTACTCGTGCGCTCCTACCTGCAGCCACACCTCGCACCGGCGCTGCCGAAGGAGGAGCGCGGCACTTGGGGCGACAAGCTGCGGGCGGTGCGGGCCGTGCTGCTGCCGATCGGCATCGTGGTCATGGTGCTCGGATCGATCATCGGTGGCTTGACTACGCCCACCGAGGCCGCCGCCATGGGCGTGTTCGGCGCGCTGATTTCCGCCGCGGTATATCGCAAGCTGAACTGGCCGATTCTGCAGGAAGCCGCCATCCGCACCTTCAAGCTCACCGGCATGATCGCCTGGATTCTGTTCGCCGCTCACGCGTTCAGCTCGGCCTACCAGGGCATGGGCGCGCAGTCGCTGATCGAGGGGCTGATGATGGATCTGCCGGGTGGCCGCTGGGCCATCGTCATCTTCATGATGGCCATCGTCTTCGTCATGGGCATGCTGCTCGACCCGGTCGGCATCATGCTGATCACTCTACCGGTGTTTCTGCCGATCATCGCCTCGCTCGGCTTCGATCCGATCTGGTTCGGCGTGCTGTTCGTGATCAACATGGAGATCGGCTACATGACGCCGCCGTTCGGGTTTAACCTGTTCTACCTCAAAGGCATCGTTCCGCCCGGCATCACCATGAAAGACATTTACTGGTCGGTGATTCCCTTCGTGATCGTCAACATCATCGGCATGGGCATCATCATGCTGTTCCCTGCGATCGCGACTTACTTGCCGCGCACGTTGTTCTGA
- a CDS encoding flavohemoglobin expression-modulating QEGLA motif protein, translating to MNTRNNLDEYQSTVRGLSDRIVEAQTPMRVLDAVKWDDSIRQGFFATGARELPQVDRGYYEGRPLGFDSSAKKEEFQNIERDITRQLGQFNPVGQIMRRMCKEYRMVIRMLEARGTADFGLISQELYGAASDAFHAGDPTLADLGLMLSDYLNNIADRGDLKDEAKTLSAPQAVDMLQQRLDLVFGEGEGVIRVFESDGILADAAAGADYIKIRSDAMFNARDVRALEVHEGLVHVGTTLNGQNQPICTFLAKGPPSSTVTQEGLAILMEVIAFASYPTRLRKLTNRTRAIHMAEEGADFLDVFGFFRGQGYTDDECYSNASRVFRGSLPNGLPFTKDLSYLKGFIMIYNYIQLAVRKGKLEHIPLLFCGKTTLEDMRTLRQLVDEGMVVPPKYLPQQFQDLNALSAWMCFSNFLNHLSLDRIEADYANII from the coding sequence ATGAATACCCGTAACAATCTCGATGAGTACCAGAGCACGGTGCGCGGCTTGTCTGACCGCATCGTCGAGGCGCAAACCCCAATGCGGGTGCTCGACGCGGTGAAGTGGGACGACAGCATCCGCCAAGGCTTCTTCGCCACGGGCGCTCGCGAGCTGCCCCAGGTCGATCGCGGGTATTACGAGGGCCGGCCGCTGGGCTTCGATTCCAGCGCAAAAAAGGAAGAATTCCAGAACATCGAGCGTGACATCACCCGCCAGCTGGGGCAGTTCAATCCGGTCGGGCAGATCATGCGGCGCATGTGCAAGGAGTACCGCATGGTCATCCGCATGCTCGAAGCACGTGGCACCGCTGACTTCGGCCTGATCTCGCAGGAGCTGTACGGCGCTGCCTCCGACGCTTTTCACGCGGGCGATCCAACACTGGCCGATCTCGGTCTGATGCTTTCCGATTATCTGAACAACATCGCCGATCGCGGTGATTTGAAGGACGAAGCCAAGACACTCAGTGCGCCGCAGGCCGTGGACATGCTGCAGCAGCGGCTCGATCTGGTGTTCGGTGAGGGCGAAGGCGTGATTCGCGTGTTCGAGTCCGACGGCATCCTTGCCGACGCCGCGGCGGGCGCCGACTACATCAAGATCCGCAGTGACGCGATGTTCAATGCCCGCGACGTGCGTGCCCTGGAAGTTCATGAGGGGCTGGTACATGTCGGCACCACGCTCAACGGCCAGAACCAGCCGATCTGCACCTTTCTCGCCAAGGGGCCGCCGTCTTCCACCGTGACCCAGGAAGGGTTGGCAATTCTGATGGAAGTGATTGCCTTCGCCTCGTATCCAACCCGCCTGCGCAAGCTCACCAATCGTACCCGCGCCATTCATATGGCCGAAGAGGGCGCTGATTTTCTCGATGTGTTCGGCTTTTTCCGCGGCCAGGGCTATACCGACGACGAGTGCTACAGCAATGCCAGCCGGGTCTTCCGCGGCTCGCTCCCAAATGGTCTGCCCTTCACCAAGGACCTGTCCTACCTGAAGGGTTTCATCATGATCTACAACTACATCCAGCTAGCGGTGCGCAAGGGCAAGCTGGAACATATCCCGCTGCTGTTCTGCGGCAAGACCACTCTTGAAGACATGCGCACGTTGCGCCAGTTAGTCGACGAGGGCATGGTGGTGCCGCCCAAATACCTGCCGCAGCAGTTCCAAGATCTGAACGCGCTTTCGGCCTGGATGTGCTTTTCCAACTTCCTTAATCACCTGAGCCTGGATCGGATCGAGGCGGACTACGCCAACATCATCTAA
- the lysS gene encoding lysine--tRNA ligase has protein sequence MSEQPLNQHAIQEEENSLILQRKEKLAAERAKGNVFPNDFRRDSYCNDLQLKYVDKTKEELAEAAIPVKVAGRIMLNRGAFMVLQDMTGRIQVYVNRKTLPAETLEAIKHWDLGDIIAAEGTLARSGKGDLYVEMTDVRLLTKSLRPLPDKHHGLTDTEQRYRQRYVDLIVNEETRHTFRVRSQVIGHIRKFLNERDFLEVETPMLQTIPGGAAAKPFETHHNALDLPMFLRIAPELYLKRLVVGGFERVFEINRNFRNEGVSTRHNPEFTMLEFYQAYADYEDNMDLTEELFRELAQLVLGSTDVPYGDKVFHFGEPFARLSVFDSILKYNPDISAADLQNIDTARAIAKKAGAKVLGFEGLGKLQVMIFEELVEHQLEQPTFITRYPFEVSPLARRSNDDPNVTDRFELFIGGREIANAYSELNDAEDQAERFHAQVRDKDAGDDEAMHFDADFVRALEYGMPPTAGEGIGIDRLVMLLTNSPSIRDVILFPHMRPEV, from the coding sequence ATGAGCGAACAACCGCTGAACCAGCACGCCATCCAAGAGGAAGAAAACAGCCTGATCCTTCAGCGCAAGGAGAAACTGGCCGCCGAGCGTGCCAAGGGCAACGTCTTCCCCAATGACTTCCGTCGCGACAGTTACTGCAACGATCTGCAGTTGAAATATGTCGACAAGACCAAGGAAGAGCTGGCAGAAGCGGCGATTCCGGTAAAGGTCGCCGGGCGCATCATGCTCAACCGGGGCGCGTTCATGGTCCTGCAGGACATGACCGGACGCATCCAGGTCTACGTCAACCGCAAGACGCTGCCGGCCGAGACGCTCGAAGCCATCAAGCATTGGGACCTGGGCGACATCATCGCCGCCGAAGGCACCCTGGCGCGTTCGGGTAAGGGCGACCTCTACGTCGAGATGACTGACGTGCGGCTGCTGACCAAGTCGCTGCGCCCACTGCCGGACAAGCATCACGGCCTGACCGACACTGAACAGCGCTACCGCCAGCGTTACGTCGACCTGATCGTCAACGAAGAAACCCGCCACACCTTCCGTGTGCGCTCACAAGTGATCGGCCATATCCGCAAGTTCCTCAACGAACGCGACTTCCTCGAAGTCGAGACGCCGATGCTGCAGACCATTCCAGGTGGCGCGGCGGCCAAGCCGTTCGAGACGCACCACAACGCGCTGGACCTGCCGATGTTCCTGCGCATCGCGCCGGAGTTGTACCTCAAGCGACTGGTGGTCGGTGGCTTCGAGCGGGTTTTCGAGATCAACCGCAACTTCCGTAACGAAGGCGTTTCGACCCGGCACAACCCCGAGTTCACCATGCTCGAGTTCTACCAGGCCTATGCCGATTACGAAGACAACATGGACCTGACCGAAGAGCTGTTCCGCGAGCTGGCGCAGCTGGTCCTGGGCAGCACCGACGTGCCGTACGGCGATAAGGTCTTCCACTTCGGCGAGCCCTTTGCCCGGCTGTCGGTGTTCGATTCGATCCTCAAGTACAACCCGGACATCAGCGCCGCCGACCTGCAGAACATCGACACCGCGCGCGCCATCGCTAAGAAAGCCGGCGCCAAGGTGCTTGGCTTCGAAGGGCTGGGCAAGTTGCAGGTGATGATTTTCGAGGAACTGGTCGAGCACCAACTGGAACAGCCGACCTTTATTACCCGTTATCCGTTCGAGGTATCGCCCCTGGCGCGTCGCAGCAATGACGACCCGAATGTCACCGACCGCTTCGAGCTGTTCATCGGCGGCCGCGAGATCGCCAACGCCTATTCCGAGTTGAACGATGCCGAAGATCAGGCCGAACGCTTCCATGCGCAGGTCCGCGACAAGGACGCCGGTGACGACGAGGCCATGCATTTCGACGCCGACTTCGTTCGCGCGCTGGAATACGGCATGCCGCCGACCGCGGGCGAGGGCATCGGTATCGACCGTCTGGTGATGCTGCTGACAAACTCGCCATCTATCCGCGACGTGATCCTGTTCCCGCATATGCGTCCCGAGGTCTGA
- the prfB gene encoding peptide chain release factor 2 (programmed frameshift) has product MEINPILNSIKDLSDRTQSIRGYLDYDQKHDRLVEVNRELEDPNVWNKPEYAQNLGRERATLAQIVETIDDLEGGLADSRDLLDMAVEEDDQSAVDDVAAELDRLRGILEGLEFRRMFSGEMDPNNAYLDIQAGSGGTEAQDWANILLRMYLRWADKRGFSAEIVELSEGEVAGIKGATVHIKGEYAFGWLRTEIGVHRLVRKSPFDSGARRHTSFSAVFVSPEIDDRVEIDINPADLRIDTYRSSGAGGQHVNTTDSAVRITHVPTNTVVACQNERSQHANKDTAMKMLRARLYEQEMQKRNAASQALEDTKSDIGWGHQIRSYVLDDSRIKDLRTGVERSDCQKVLDGDIDQYLEASLKQGL; this is encoded by the exons ATGGAAATCAACCCGATCCTCAACAGCATCAAGGACCTGTCCGACCGCACCCAGTCAATTCGGGGGTATCTT GACTACGATCAGAAGCATGATCGTCTCGTCGAAGTAAACCGCGAACTCGAAGACCCGAACGTCTGGAACAAACCTGAGTACGCCCAGAACCTGGGCCGGGAGCGCGCCACCCTGGCGCAGATCGTCGAGACCATCGACGATCTCGAGGGCGGCCTGGCCGATTCCCGCGATCTGCTCGACATGGCAGTTGAAGAAGACGACCAGAGCGCCGTGGATGACGTGGCCGCCGAGCTGGACCGTCTGCGCGGCATCCTCGAAGGGCTGGAATTCCGCCGCATGTTCAGTGGCGAAATGGACCCCAACAACGCTTACCTCGACATCCAGGCCGGCTCCGGCGGCACCGAAGCCCAGGACTGGGCCAACATCCTGCTGCGCATGTACCTGCGCTGGGCCGATAAGCGCGGTTTCAGTGCCGAGATCGTCGAGCTGTCCGAAGGCGAAGTCGCCGGTATCAAGGGCGCCACCGTCCACATTAAGGGCGAATACGCCTTCGGCTGGTTGCGCACTGAGATCGGCGTGCACCGCCTGGTGCGCAAGAGTCCATTCGACTCTGGCGCCCGCCGCCACACCTCGTTCTCGGCAGTGTTCGTCTCACCGGAAATCGACGACAGGGTCGAGATCGACATCAATCCGGCGGATCTGCGCATCGACACCTACCGGTCCTCCGGTGCCGGTGGTCAGCACGTCAACACCACCGACTCTGCGGTACGTATCACCCACGTACCAACCAACACGGTGGTGGCCTGCCAGAACGAGCGTTCCCAGCACGCCAACAAGGACACCGCCATGAAAATGCTGCGGGCCCGGTTGTACGAGCAGGAAATGCAGAAGCGCAACGCGGCCTCCCAGGCGCTGGAAGACACCAAGTCCGATATCGGCTGGGGTCATCAGATTCGCTCCTATGTGCTCGACGACTCGCGCATCAAGGATTTGCGTACCGGCGTGGAGCGTAGCGACTGCCAGAAGGTGCTGGACGGCGACATCGACCAGTACCTCGAAGCCAGTCTGAAGCAAGGGCTTTAA
- a CDS encoding tellurite resistance TerB family protein, giving the protein MKTTGLLDQLLKSGQDLLQKQQGSVARPGSTTGSLGDMLSGAGGPLGSILGGSGGVGRGALATGALGMLLGSRGGRRLGGKAITYGGLAALGMLAYKAYGNWQAQQAQRGGAVPTAAARSEPKTVDRLPPEQVEEHSRGILKALVAAAKADGHVDDQERKMIEAELTQLTDDPELQRWLEAELNKPLDPVDVAAAATTPEMASEMYLASVLMVDEEQYMERAYLDELARQLKLDAQLKTELESQVRGVSA; this is encoded by the coding sequence ATGAAGACCACCGGTTTGCTCGATCAACTGCTCAAATCTGGGCAGGACCTGTTACAGAAACAGCAAGGCTCCGTAGCGCGCCCCGGCAGTACCACAGGTTCGCTCGGCGACATGCTTTCAGGCGCTGGCGGGCCGCTGGGCAGCATCCTTGGCGGCAGTGGCGGCGTCGGGCGTGGCGCCTTGGCGACCGGCGCGCTCGGCATGTTGCTGGGCAGCCGGGGCGGCCGCCGCTTGGGCGGCAAGGCAATCACCTATGGCGGGCTGGCTGCGCTTGGCATGCTGGCGTACAAGGCCTACGGCAACTGGCAGGCACAACAGGCACAGCGGGGCGGAGCAGTACCGACAGCGGCCGCTCGCTCGGAGCCGAAGACGGTTGATCGTCTGCCGCCGGAGCAGGTTGAGGAGCACAGCCGCGGCATCCTTAAAGCGCTGGTCGCGGCGGCCAAAGCCGATGGCCACGTCGACGACCAGGAGCGGAAGATGATCGAAGCCGAGCTGACCCAGCTCACCGATGATCCCGAATTGCAGCGTTGGCTCGAGGCGGAGCTGAACAAGCCGCTGGATCCGGTTGATGTTGCCGCTGCCGCCACCACCCCGGAAATGGCTTCGGAAATGTATCTGGCCTCCGTGCTGATGGTGGATGAGGAGCAGTACATGGAGCGCGCTTATCTCGACGAGCTGGCCCGGCAACTGAAGCTCGATGCGCAGCTGAAAACCGAACTGGAAAGCCAGGTGCGTGGCGTTTCCGCCTGA